One genomic window of Coffea eugenioides isolate CCC68of chromosome 1, Ceug_1.0, whole genome shotgun sequence includes the following:
- the LOC113782758 gene encoding uncharacterized protein LOC113782758: MVHQVSEVNVSTSNLSAEDNVAAETTLVGAELSNHPVGMDVMPTEIVPQSEHKVENTLDELESESKDEENVNEEVGKGEELYDDEDEEDDDVDYDYDDNDDDYLMEEGSEIENKENDICEVKDNNKSTTGEESENKEKECCSLDPKMKKVGNKNGRNKVVNGELGKLTSKREAKFEGGEHNVPIVREDGKSAKAEIEEKGEGSANKKGKKSRKRNRRKVKEGNAEKVASKSKDKLKPSGKKKTLKKAASMGMIFMCSSKTKRDCYRYKVLGLPANKRDIVEKVYKGMRLFLYDVDLKLMYGIYKAAGPGGYNIEPKAFKSQFPSQVRFIVMEDCIPLAEDKFKKVIKENYFTRTKFDCQLKSEQVRKLCKLFVAVSKRPRSKGLDRGFKERTYASIGRDRLRVLDIDEERRSALDEKRQYPGIRQREVIASPLDPVHRFAPLLPPAAAPLYAYDRTTERDAYRQNLLSEHRDSYRRRPLECRDAYRWEPYGQPLLDSRDSYRRERSRQSPLQSPDVYRQDTLLDHRENHGWDGVVEHLNARPLKLEARHRDDIAMDDPYILYRERQSYRDPVYIQNLSPERDCYLPVGRRYKYRSREDPLTEYRSTRSFTRARYRY; the protein is encoded by the exons ATGGTGCACCAAGTAAGTGAGGTCAATGTTTCGACCTCGAATTTGAGTGCTGAAGATAATGTTGCTGCTGAAACCACTTTAGTGGGAGCTGAATTGTCCAATCATCCAGTGGGGATGGATGTAATGCCAACTGAGATTGTTCCTCAAAGTGAGCATAAGGTGGAGAATACGTTGGATGAACTAGAAAGTGAGAGCAAAGATGAAGAGAACGTGAATGAAGAAGTGGGAAAGGGTGAAGAGCTTTatgatgatgaggatgaggagGACGATGATGTTGATTATGATTATGATGATAATGATGATGATTATTTGATGGAGGAAGGAAGTGagatagaaaataaagaaaatgacaTATGTGAAGTTAAAGATAACAACAAGAGTACAACTGGTGAAGAAAGtgagaataaagaaaaagagtGCTGTAGCTTGGAcccaaagatgaagaaggtcgGGAACAAGAATGGAAGGAATAAGGTGGTAAATGGGGAATTGGGTAAATTGACTTCTAAACGTGAAGCTAAGTTTGAAGGAGGTGAACACAATGTTCCAATTGTGAGAGAAGACGGAAAGAGTGCAAAAGCAGAGATTGAAGAGAAAGGTGAAGGAAGTGCAAATAAGAAGGGTAAGAAATCGAGGAAAAGGAATAGAAGGAAGGTTAAAGAAGGGAACGCCGAGAAAGTGGCCTCTAAATCCAAGGATAAGCTCAAACCATCAGGCAAGAAAAAGACTTTGAAGAAGGCTGCGAGCATGGGAATGATATTCATGTGCAGCTCTAAGACAAAAAGGGACTGTTATCGATATAAGGTTCTTGGTCTACCTGCTAATAAACGAGATATAGTAGAAAAAGTATATAAAGGGATGAGGCTTTTTTTGTATGATGTTGATCTAAAATTGATGTATGGGATCTATAAAGCTGCAGGACCTGGGGGCTATAACATTGAACCAAAGGCATTCAAGTCCCAGTTTCCATCTCAG GTTCGCTTTATTGTTATGGAGGATTGCATACCATTGGCAGAGGACAAGTTTAAGAAGGTTATTAAAGAAAATTATTTCACAAGGACCAAGTTTGACTGCCAGTTGAAATCTGAGCAG GTGAGGAAATTGTGCAAGCTTTTTGTTGCTGTGAGCAAACGCCCCAGGTCCAAAGGTTTGGATAGGGGTTTCAAGGAGAGGACTTATGCATCGATAGGTCGGGATAGGCTTAGAGTTCTAGACATAGATGAAGAGAGGCGCTCTGCCTTAGATGAGAAGCGTCAATACCCTGGTATTCGTCAAAGGGAAGTAATTGCATCTCCGCTGGACCCAGTGCACCGATTTGCTCCTTTACTTCCGCCAGCCGCTGCTCCATTATATGCCTATGACAGGACTACTGAAAGAGATGCTTACAGGCAGAACCTGTTGTCAGAGCATCGTGATTCCTACAGACGACGACCGCTGGAGTGCCGGGATGCTTACAGGTGGGAGCCTTATGGACAACCACTCTTGGATTCTCGTGATTCTTACAGGCGGGAGCGTTCCAGACAATCACCACTGCAGTCTCCGGATGTTTACAGGCAGGACACTCTTTTGGATCATCGTGAGAATCATGGGTGGGATGGGGTAGTGGAGCATCTTAACGCGAGGCCATTAAAGCTGGAAGCAAGGCATCGTGATGACATTGCCATGGATGATCCTTACATCTTGTACAGAGAACGTCAATCGTACCGTGATCCTGTTTACATTCAAAATTTGTCGCCAGAACGTGATTGTTACCTTCCTGTTGGCCGACGATACAAGTACCGATCTAGAGAAGACCCATTAACGGAATACCGCTCGACACGATCCTTTACTCGAGCCCGGTATAGATACTAG